The sequence below is a genomic window from Prionailurus viverrinus isolate Anna unplaced genomic scaffold, UM_Priviv_1.0 scaffold_60, whole genome shotgun sequence.
CTTTCTTAGACTGTCTTTCTATTCTGGACACTCCTCCTTTGGGATGTACTGCATGATGTTCTTGGCGGTAAGTCTGTTTCCCAGGATTGGCTTGTGggactgggcctcagtttctccttctgcaaaagggggaaggggaggtggtGATGGGTCGAGGTGACTGGTTTGTTCTTAGAAACTGGAGGCTCCCGGCCTGCTGGCTTTGTGTTCCTGGCCTCCACTCCCGTCTGCGCCCTGGGTGTGGGGTGAGCCCAGCGGGCTCCTGGGCTGATGGCTGCCCTCCGGCCCCCAGCTCTACGTGCAGGCACGGCTTTGCTGGAAGTGGGCGCGGCTTCTGCGGCCCACAGTGCAGTTTTTCCTGCTGGCCTTTGCTCTCTACGTCGGCTACACCCGAGTGTCTGACCACAAGCACCACTGGAGTGATGTCCTTGTTGGCCTCCTGCAGGGGGCACTGGTGGCCGGCCTCACGGTGAGCTCCTGGGTCAGGAGACCCACCCTGGGTGGGGGGATCCTCTTGCCCTCCCTACTCCACTCTTCCCCCTCAGAGCCCATCCCTCGCCCCCCACGACCTTCCCgttcccctgcccccatcagcCCTTGTCTTGTCTCCTAGGTTCGCTACGTCTCGGATTTCTTTAAGTCCCGGCCCCCACAGcgctgcctggaggaggaggagctgggacGGAAGCCCAGCCTGTCACTGACGCTGACCCTGGGTGAAGCTGACCGCAACCACTATGGGTACCCGGTCTCCTCCTCTTGAGGCGGGGTCCTTCTGTGCATCTGCGTGTTCATGGTCCTGGCAGGGACCTCCGCTAGCCTGGTGGTGAGGGCTCCGGGTGCCCTGTGCTGGCCGCTGGTGGGCGTTCCACTAACCCTGCCTGCTGTGCACTGGACCAGGGGTCTGGGGGTGCACAGGGCAGCCCCAGCGTTTAAAAGAGGGACTTtgtcctcttttctcccttttgttggATTAGAGGGGGACCAAGAGACCCAGCTAGATGCTGTTTTTGTAAAGTGTAATGTATATGTGGACTTTGAGTAAAATAGAGTGTTTGCTCGACAACTGATGATAGCCTCTATTCCTTATGGCCATTCTGAGCACTGTTCGTAcagcagagggggagacactTCCTTGCTTCGGGCTCAGCTGAGCTCAGGAGTCAAAGTGGCTGGTGGCAATGTTGCCCTTTGGAGATGCGGGGAGAGTGGTACACTCTTTCCCTGGCCTCACcctgtgtatctcttcatctggctgtcgATTCATAATTATCACaccctttaataaactggtaaacctAAGTGTTCCCTGATTTCTGTGAGCCACTCCAGCAAATAGAGACCCTAAGGAGGAGGTCATTGGGACCTTCCGGTCTAGGCAGTGGGTtagaagcacaggtaacagcctggggcttgtgactggcatctgaagtggggggtgGGACCGAGTCCTTAACCTGTAGAACCTGATGCTGTCTTGAGGTAGAAGGTGTCAGAACTGAGTTCTTGGATACCCCAGTGGTGTCCAAGAAttgctttgtggttttttttttttttgaggaggggcACTTCCTGGACGTTGAAATTGGGTCCAGAAACTGAAAGAATTGTCTATGAATCCATCTAGTCAAGAAGACAAATGAAAGTAACAGCCAGGCCTTTACTGGCTTCCTCTGGTCCTATCAGCAAGGGGAAAGCTGGAGAATGCACCAGCTGCCCGGTGCACTTTCCCCACGGCACGGCGCTTGGGTCAGGGGTCGGGTGCAGCAGCACGAGGCTCCTGCAGGTGTCTGGGCCCAGGCGGAGGGCTAGGACCAAGTGCCGAGTCAGTGGAGAAAGGTGTCTTCATGGCTCTCCCCTCACAATAGGGAGGCCTCTCCtgaaagcacccctcccccatcctgctCCCCCAGTAGAGGTCCCCAAACGGAAACTCCTGGGAAGAAATTCACATATGGCTAAGGTATAGTCAGAGGGGCCGGAATCTGCAGAGCTGTACCCCAGGCCTCCTATGGTGGAGCCGGAAAGGTCACACATGGGGCATGGGCCTGGCACTGGGCTCCTTATCCCCCTTTCTGCTTGGTGATCCCCTCCAACTGACTGGGACCCTGCCCTTAAATCTTCCCATCTCGGACGTCCCCCCCTTTAACCGACATACCTGGGGTTCCTGGGGCTCCGAGTCTGCCCACATACTGTGTTCCTGGAGGGCTCACAAAGCTGCAGCTCCTTTGTCCTGACTCTTCCCCTGTGGTCACTCACCTGGGGCTTCGGAACCAGCTCCTACTCGGTCCGGGAATGGCGACTCCCCACCGTTCACCAAAGTGAAATAGACGTAAAATAGATGGAGACTAACCGTGAGAAGTGCAtgcttttaaaaaggagacaTGATCAAAATCTTAGTGTAGGGAAGGCTTTTGTAAttggggaaaacagaaaatgaagttgAGGCAAACCTGGGGCCTGGGCCAGAGCAGTGGCTCACGAAGCGGCACGCACCGCGAGTGGCGGATCCTGCGTGCGTCCAAGAGGCTGGCGCCTTCAAATGATGCAGAGCATCTAGAGCTCACCTTTTCAGTGACATTGTCAGCAgtgagtttgactttttcttaatgttttaaatgtttatttttgacagagagagagagagagagagacagagcgtgagcgtgggaggggcagagagagagggagacacagaatccgaagcaggctccaggctcccaactgtcagcacagagccccatgcggggcttgaactcacagaccgcgagatcacgacctgagccgaagtcggacgctcaaccaactgagccacccaggtgacccgtGAGTTTGACTTTTGTACTGAACAAGTGCAGGGgtgctggggggctcagtcggttaagcgtctgactttggttcaggtcatggtctcagggttcgtgggttgggagccttgcgttgggctctgtgctgacagtttggagcctggagcctgcttcagattctgcatctccctctctctctgcccctgcccccctctctctctcgttctctctctcaaaaatgagaagaaacattaaaaaacattaaatatttgcaaaatgggtGACTTACTGTTaactgttaatgttttatttgccCATAGAAGATGTCTTTATGCCACACCCCTCTTGGGGTGTTCTGGCCAGGCCTCAGGGGGATAATGTAGCACCTGGGGGCACAGATGCAGCCTTGAAGCCCCGGATGGAGACCATCTCTCTGGCCTCCGTGACCTTGCCCTTGGTGCTATGAGAGACAGGCAGGAGGGTGGCCTGGATGCCACAGAACGCCAGCGTGCTGGATGTCAGGAACTTGCTGGAGGCGTCAGGAAAGCCACCATGAAACTGCCCCGGGGCGCGGGAGCTGAGGCATCACAGGACACAGTAGAGGGCAGTGATGGAGCCCCGGGCCCAGAGCCGAGGCATCCCAGGACACAGTAGAGGACAATGGCGGAGCCCTTGCTGCACAGGAGGAGGACATACCCAGGCTCGGACTGTGTCTGTGTCAGGGAACGGGGCGAGGTTCCCAGCCGGAGCCCACAGGGAGCTGGGGCTCAGGGAGCCACCCTCTCTTCCCTGGTGCAGTGACCCTGAAGACCAAGGCCACAGTGATGGTTTGGGCCGTAACAGTGGAAACAGCCACAATAAAAACCACTCCAAATGCGGTTTGCTGGAGCATGTGGGTGGCTGTGTCGGGACGGCCGATGAACTGTAAGGTGGGGGAGTTGAGCAGCATGTAGCTGAGGGCCCTGTTGCTGGCTCTGAGTGGGAGAGTGCCTCGGTGCTTCCTGAAGACCCCAGGACCACAGCCGTGAAAATAGAGTGCTATATTGCCCAGACCTGTGTCCAGAGTCCTCAAAAGGCATAAAAGTCACAGTCTGCTTACTGTTTGAGTAACCACCACCCAGACACTTGGCATGCTGGTATGCATCAATGAGAAAGCAGAGATACAGTTTCTTGGGCCCAGTGGTTCTTACAGGTTAGGAAAGTTAGGACATATTGGTACACCAGGCAGAGACACAGGCAAGCTCTCACACACATAATTGTAGGGTTATCCTTATAGTTTCATGGAAAAACagtagtttctcttttctttttacaaaggGGATTTTTCTGTTGATTCTTTGAAACTCCTAAATTCTTAGCCATGGAAGTATCATTTCTCATGGCCTGTTCTCAATGCTCGATATTTCCCCCACTTTCTGATGTTAATTGTCTTTTGAAAAACCCTTCCTAACTGACTATTAGAAGATatgcaggaattttttttttaaagttttttatgcGCAAATGCTAGTGTGGTTTTGTAGGAGATCATGTCTCCTTTGGTATAGGTGAATACTGAATTAATTAGGAGTGAAATCTTGTGATGTCTATAACCTACAATCTTTCACAATAGAAGATGTCAAGCAAACATGGCAAATTTATAATAATTGCAAagtctgtgtttgtgtgtagGTATTCATTATGTCACTCTCTGTAGtatattttgagaattttcatattcaaaaaaggaaaattctgctCGAGTGAATTTTCCTAAGTCAACAGTATCCATTCATTTCCCAAATGAGTCCCTTTTTAAGCTGCAACAACATAAAATCCTAATTGAAAAACAAGATTATTATAATTCTTAGTGTTGGTTACCACCCTGATATAAGAGGGCAGTTTTTCCCCACTCATTAGTAGCAGTGGTGACACATCTATGCCCTTATCACTCTGAACACTTGGATTTAGATGGAGAGGGCAGGAGATACGGAGCTGTGACTAAAAAAACTATAACCCTCTTTCAACACATTTTCAGCACCTGGACAGCTCCTAGGGCTTCTCTACCAGCCCATGGACGCCTTCTGTGTCAGACATAAACACGCTCCCCGGTTTTTCTGTTAGCCTTATTTTTTAACCGTTGAGACTTGTAGAATGAAGTGGCCCAGTTTATATACTTAATAGCCCAATTTTGGGTGAATCCAGGACTTTGGATGGGAATCTCCAATCGGTAAAAGGCCAGAATTGCTGACCACAGGCAGCTGCTCTGTACAGGCACACAGCTCTTTCCTCTCATGTCTCACTCCTAGCTGCCAGAGGAACTTCTCCCTCTCACAGCGTCAGAGACAAATAGCCACGCCACATTCAGCTGCGATgtagcagcaacagcagcaactCCAAGGCCAGAGCCGCATCCCTGAGGCCACCTGGTTCAGACCTGGGAACTGACCCTTGACCCTCTGCAGAagactagggttagggttaaggttagggttaggattagggttaggtcccaggagactccaggcgctgaacccacagcagtgcagttgtctcccctaagggctgagtggagtgcaccagggagggtgccggtcaggattagtctttgggttccaaggccagacaagtgtatgggccactggtcgggtaggcctcaggaatcctctcgggcagctgtagccgggccttggaaaccacatggtgttccaggttctatgtggagggatcctgcaccgcttcttgacccaggcgtgtggtgttgtcagactttggtattgggtccccatggggagataGCCTTAGCTAGTGTTATGGTTTAGTCCACGGACGTCGCCAgagctgaagcgactccagtttcgtgatctccctcgagggctgaagtgagggcccacgCAACGGTGCGGCTGAAGTGTAGGTTTAGGGTTGTAAcccgtgatctccctcgaggggtGAATTGTAGGGTTGGAGAGAGggttaggtttcagttgagggttctggttaggggtagggttaggtcccaggaggctcaaGGCACTGACCACACAGCAGAGGAGTTGTCTCCCCGAAGCGTTGAGTGGAGTACACAacggagggtgccggtcaggattagtttTGGGTTCCAAGGTTAGACAAATGTGTGGCCCATCCTTCgtgtaggcctcaggaatcctctcgtgcagctgcagtcgcgctttggaaatggcatggtgatgttccacgttccatgctgagtatttcTGCAGAGATTCTCGAACCCATGTtcatgctgttgtcagacttggaattgggttcccatggggagagagccttagctagggttagggttcggtccagggtcgtcgccagggccgatgcgACACCATTCTTATGAATTCCATGGAAGGCTGAAATTTGGGCACATGGGTGGGTGTGGGTCTCGTGTAGAGTTAGTTGAGAGATcatgttaggtttaggtttaggggtagtgTTACGGTTCTGTTTGGGGTTAAgattagttcccaggaggttccaggccctgaacctacagcagtgcagttgtctccccaaagggctgactGGAGTGCAGAAGGGAGGGTACCTGTTAGCCTTAGTCTTTGCGTTCCAAGCCAGACATCTATATCCGCACACtttggtaggcctcaggaatcctcctCTGCATCGGAagccgtgctttggaaatgacatggtgatgttccacgtttcACACAGAATTATCCTGCACTACTTCTCAACCCAttgtgcgtgctgttgtcagagtgtggaattcggtccccatgtggagaaagccttagctacaGTTAGGGTTTGGGCCAGGGAAATCTCCAGGCCCGAAGAGACACCAGTCCTGTGATCTCCCTGTATTGATGACGTGAGGGTACATGCATGGTGCAAGCcaggtgtagggtgagtgttaaaGTGAGGTGAGGTTTAGGTTCACGTGTATACTGTGGGTCACCGTTAAGATTAGGGCTTGGTCACAGGAGGTTCCTGGCGCTATACCCCCAGTAGGGCAGTTGTCTCCCCGCAGGGCTGAGTAGAGGGGTCTAAGGAGGGTCCCAGTCAGGCTGAGTTTTGGGTGCCATGGCCACTCCTCGGTTAGACCTCAAGAAGTCCCCTGTGGAGCTCCTTCTggtctttggaaatgacatggtgatgttccaggttccatACCGAGTAATCCTCCTCCACTTCTGGGCCCCATGTCTGTCATGTCCTCAGacttaggaattgggtccccattagGAGAAAGCTTTAGCCAAGGTTAAGGTTCGTTCCATGGAcattgccagggccaaagcgacacCAGTGCCGTGATCACCCTGGAGGACTGAATGAGGGTCCATGCGTGGTTGCGGGTCAtgtgtagggttaggtttagagTTAGGGTGAAGTTTAGTTTGAGCGGTATGTGAGTGTCAcagttaaggttagggttaggtcccaggaagctccaaGCGCTGAAACTccagcagggtagtggtctccccagAGGATTGAGTGTAGACCTCATCAAAGCAGGCTGTTCAGGCTTAGTTTTTGTGTGCCAGGGCCAGCCTCGTGTGTGTGCcatcttcagttgggcctcatcaacccccttgtgcagctccatGTGGGCATTGGAAATGTCATgatgatgttccatgttccatgccgagtaatTCTGCACTGCTTTGGGCCCTTTGTTTGTGGTGTTCTCAGAgataggaattgggtccccatccAGAGAGGTCCTTAACTAGGGTTAATGTTCTGTCCGGGGACTTCACCAATGCCGATGTGACACCATTCCTGTGTGTCTTGTGCGTTGAGTTAGGGCTTGGGATTGGGTTTggtgttaggggttagggttagggttagggttggtgTTAGGGATTAGAGTTAGGGGTTAGAGTTAGGTTTATGCATTAGGATTTggtttagggttatggttagtgtttagggttacggttaggggttagggtttgGAGTTAGAGTTAGGTTTAGGCGTTAGGTTTGGGCTTGGGTTAGGCTTAGtgttagggttatggtttgggtttgagagttagggttatggttagatggtaaggttaggtttaggtgtTAGCGTTAATGTTAGGGTTTGCGTTAGGTTTAGGGATAAGGTGAGGTCTAGGTCtaggactagggttagggttatgtgTTAGGGGATTTGATTAGGGTCCGTGTTAGAgttttatggttagggttagggttagttttggtttttataattttaggggTAGTGGGTAGAGTTAGAGCAGTAGGGTTAAGAGTTTATGGTTAGAGTTATAGGGTTAGGGTCAATTTAGTGTTAATTTGTGT
It includes:
- the PLPP2 gene encoding phospholipid phosphatase 2 isoform X5, translated to MAGVTITATIILLPPQPSHECPQRLPVQVSAGEAYLVYTDRLYSRSDFNNYVAAVYKVLGTFLFGAAVSQSLTDLAKYMIGRLRPNFLAVCDPDWSRVNCSVYVQVEKVCRGSPANVTESRLSFYSGHSSFGMYCMMFLALYVQARLCWKWARLLRPTVQFFLLAFALYVGYTRVSDHKHHWSDVLVGLLQGALVAGLTVRYVSDFFKSRPPQRCLEEEELGRKPSLSLTLTLGEADRNHYGYPVSSS